DNA sequence from the Malus sylvestris chromosome 10, drMalSylv7.2, whole genome shotgun sequence genome:
tttttaatgacacgtggtgcccagtcattgtccacatgggcgccatgtcatcacttaacgggagaattaacagtttgactaacggatatatgaaactgtcccaaaatttacattttaggtatgactctgagatgaaaaaaaattgatgtactaaatgttgaaaaccatgaaatatGAGGGTattaaacagtcttttgcccttaaaaaatataataaaagatGGGTGAAAAGATAAGATAATGGGGtgggaataacattactcttacataaattattaaaatagtcCTTGAGAgaacgaccttgcatgagcatctTTACTAAAACAtcttgtattcttgcaagtatttcgtGTCATTTTAACCTTATTTGCGTAGGGTCTAAAAATCCTGTCATGAACCACTTCATTCCTCCAATGATTACATCGTCACCCATCTGCTATGCCGAACCGTGATTCGTAATCCTCTCGATTCAATTGTCAACGCTGGTGGCAACTACCTGATTTGCTTGGTCCTGAGATTCACGGTTCGATTTGAACGGCGACCAAACAGCGTGAACTCTGGGTGGGCCCTGTTTGTGGCATCGAGAATAGggaaatggtggtggtggcgtcgGTGCTTGTTGCCGAAGTTCGTCGTAAACTCACCTGGGAAGCTCGCCCAGGAAATGGGTCGAGGCAAAGATCCGATCACGGCAGACACAAAGGTCTGTGGGATTGGTCCAAGAAGAGAGGGTGCCAATCCAGGCCACCCACGTGGGTTCCTTAAATGGAAAATAGGCGGgtggggtggtggtggtggtgagccTAGTCTTGGACATTGGCAGCGGTGGGGAGTCGGTTGTGATGGTGAAGGAAGGGGTTTGGGGGAGGGAGATGAACTGGGGAAGAACGGTGAGGGTGATGCACTTGTAGGGGTGGGtcgcattttttttatataaatctttaatttattaatatatttattcagtTGTTTGAAGGAGTGGGCTCCGCTTCAAGCCaacagagaaattaacagaTAAACTGACAGAGTTGTAACATTGTAACAAATTCATAAGATAAAATATgatattgtaatttttaaaacatgaggtatgaaattATGATTCGAGTTATAATTGAGATATtttagtgtaatttaccctttattttttgttacaCCTTTTTTCGAGCAATATTTCAGAGACTCGAATAGATGCTCTCATCCACTTACACGACAAATCTCGTTGCTGTTACAAAAATTTCTTCTCCACAATTAAAGGAAGGAAGAATATAGAAGGATATCAAGATTTTTTTATGTCGAAAGCAGTGACATAATCAGATCCAATTATTCTCTAATGTGTACAATAAGGAAGAAAAATAGAATATCTCCAAGAATCCTGCAGTCCATTGACTACTGCCTCTTTAGTCTTTTCATTCAACTTTTGTCTACAAATACACACGCACACGCACACccccaccactaccaccaccaccaccactcccACAACTTTTGTCTGCAACCATTTTGCAATTTTGTATCAAAGAGTTCAGATTTCAACCTTCGATGGCGGATGAGGTAGTTTTGTTGGATTTCTGGCCTAGCCCATTTGGGATGAGGCTGAGGATTGCTCTGGCTGAGAAGGGCGTTGAGTATGAGTACAAAGATGAGGACGTGAGGAACAAGAGCCCGCTGTTGCTGCAGATGAACCCGGTTCACAAGAAGATCCCGGTTCTCATTCACAATGGAAAGCCAATCTGCGAGTCCCTCATTGCGCTTCAGTACattgatgaggtttggaatgatAAGGCTCCACTCTTGCCCTCTGACTGTTACCTCAGAGCCCAGGCCAGGTTCTGGGCTGACTACGTCGACAAGAAGGTGAGTTTTACTGACTAATTTACTTATTTGTAgtattgttttatttgttttgaataGGTTTGGTTTGAAACAATTGAAAACATGGGAAATATATTATACggttatatttttttatgtttaaattgTTGCGAGTATCTAGCTTAACTGCTTAAAATCGCAAGCGTTGCCAATTGGCTTTAGGTTAAATGCTTACGGATATTTGAGCTGGTAAataaaacaatgttttaaaattttaagattGTAAGTGTTTAGGGTAATAATGATTTTACTACATAGGTTTTGATTAAGATTTCTTGTTACAGTTCGGGTTTGCAGTTTAGGGTTTGTGATGTAAATATTAGAAAAATATAAGCAGAGGATCTGAACTTGCTCAAAATAATGTATATTAATCTTTCTGCAATTTTGGGATGTGAAATGCAGATATATGAGTTTGGGAGGAAGCTTTGGACAACGAAAGGAGAAGAACAGGACGCAGCAAAGAAGGAATTCCTTGACTGCATGGGCGTGTTAGAAGGAGAGCTCGGAGACAAGCCTTTCTTTGGGGGCGAGACCATTGGATTCATGGACGTGGCGCTTATTCCATTCTATAGCTGGTTTCTTTTGTATGAGAAATTTGGCAACTTCAGTGTTGAGGCGTTGCACCCAAAGTTTATTGCCTGGGTTAAGAGGTGCATGGAGAAGGAGAGCGTGTCCAAATCGCTCCCCGAACAGGAAAAGGTCTACGATTTCGTCATGCTTATGAGGAAAAAGCTTGGAATGGAGTAGATTTTGGAGGAATCATGGGAAGAAGCTAGTGATGATCAATGTAATTTCAAGATTCAACCTGTTTTGGGTTGTTTTGAATTAGAATAAAAgggcacttgaccaagcctttactgtatttaggcactttatTGTGCTTCTGCTCATATGTTTATTTTGCTTCTGTAGTCAAACTATCATTCTGTTGTCAGCTTGTTATGGTAAGGAATCTAAATCTACTCGATCAAATTTCTTATTATGTGATCAAGTCTTCATATCAAAGCATGGACTTTTTGGTGCCACTGGTTGCATGCAACCATGAGTCTATCTCGCCATGAATAACGCTCGTGGTTGTACGCAATTGACTATAGGGCGAATTTTCTCCTTATCCAAACTTTGAGTTACTTTTCCTCCGGCATACAAGCTCACTTGCAGCAGAAACACCTAAAGATCTTACCTGAACATCTCAACAGAAAAACAAGCTGGAATTAAAAAACTAGAAGAACACATACTAGAATTCGTCTGAGGACTTTCTAACATGGTGATACTGTGCAAGCAGCTAGGGGCGGAATCATGTAGAAGGCAAGCTGGAACTTAGCCGCCTGGCCTAATTTTATTTACTATTCCCATTTTCCGCCTACAATTTGGCCTAGATCCCAACCTCTTTCATGCACCAGCTGGTTCCGCCACTGCTAGCAGCTAGCCTATTCTACTACGCTAAAAAACGAAGTAATAACTCACACACTTTTTTGGGGTCAGCAACAGATTTTGACACGCTCTCCCTCAGCAAGCACCTGTTGGCCCATGCAATAATCTTAGGGCACTCTGCCTCCATGCTCAAGTTTCCACGGCTCTAAAATACATAAAAGTAGTTGTAGAATCCGATAAGGGCAATGTCCAAGAAGCCGAATCTCTCAACCCCAAAGTAAGGCTTGTCTCCGAGCTCTCCTTCCAACTGCTTCAGGATTTCAATAAATTCCTTCTTTGCTGCCTCATGTTCTTCTCCTTTGTGCTCCATAGCTTCCTCCCAGCAACATGAAACTACAATTTTTGGAAACAATGTTTGACATCATTCGATGCGATGAAAAGTCggatacaaattttaaaaaatgaactgcaattaatatttatatacttAAATCAGCATTCTAAAAAAATCATCGTGCACTTTTTTgttgtgaaaataaatataacGAGAGGAACACACGGTTGCTATTTTAGAGTGCTATCAACCATTCTCGAAGGGAAAAACAGCAAATTTAGACAAAACAGCTTAGACCTTCTTATCAATCAAGTCAGCCCATAACCTGGCCCGAGCTCGGTCGTAAGGATCAAGGGGAAGGAAAGGAGCAGCTTGATCCTTCCAAACCTCATCAATTACTGCACAATGATGAGTGACTCATAGACCGGTTTGCCATTGTGGATGAGAGCCGGGGTCTTCTTGTGAACTGGATTCATCTGCAGAAGGAGAGGGCTCTTGTTCCACAAGTCCTCTTCTCTGTACACATACTTACACCTTCTCTTCCAGGGCTATTCAGGCCCTCACCCCAAACATGCTGGTCCAGAATCCCAAAACTACAACCTCGCCCGCCATTGTCGATGCACAAGCTTCTTGCAGCTGAATGTTCTTCTTGCAAAAATCAAGGACTTAGAGCAAGAATAGCGTGAGGTACTACTGACTATTGAGGCCGTTATATTGTGATGGGTGTGTCAGTGTGTGCTGTGGCATGTTTGACACTTGGTTTCAGCCTTTCAGTTCAGGCTCACAATTTCGTTTTGGGATTTTGGCCAGTTATATGATACATTGGTTTATGTTATTAACAACCAATAATGTTTACTAATGTTGTAACATATAATTCTTCTAAATAAATAATCCATATGAAATTAGCCACAGCCAGTTATAATATCTTTTTGTGGAAGCATATGCATGGGCATGTGCAGGTGATCATCAATGTCATTCCGACAGTATGCGGCCCTTTGTGATGTGCTTCTGTTGTTAATATGTTCTTATCTTTGTTGTTTGCTTTTGTTGTTCAATTGTCACATTGTTGTCAACTTGTTATAGCAAAGAATTTGAGTTACTTAAATtatcattttgttttcattaagTCTAGAATTCCTTCGATTTGGGAAGACATTTGAATCTCCAATTTTCCCTTTAACATCATGTGCTCGAAATATTATTGTGCAATACGAGAATACGACCATATGTTATAACCAGTACCCACGTGTTCTTATAACAAAAGAAGAGTGGCATTCCGAAGCAGTATTAAACCCATACATGCTGGTCCAGAAGCTCACAACTGCAACCTCGTCCGCCATTGTTGACGAGCAAACTTCTTGTGCTGGGGGATGTTTGACAGGCTAGCTGACACTCGCGAGTACTGCAAAAGGAACAAAAAGATTACTGGATACAGTGGTTGATGCCAATTAACAACTAATCATGTGTTTACTGTCGTAATACATTATTTTTCTAGAATCCGGATCCTCGCCGCATCTTTTTGTGATGATTCGTGAatcatattcgttcatcgtacatcatacggtaagaaattattttaaatatttttatttaaaattaagtacaaacagtacctgacaaaaattgactgcacaatgtatgatgaatgaatACGATTTACGAATTCTTAGAatctgttggaaaatattagtatttatgtttattttagtatttgagtTTTCCTTGTTAATTAAGGAATTGGGCCTAGCCCATCaaagttagggtttcttaggtttagttctATATAAATATtggttgtaatttagtttgagaaataaGTCATTTATAATGTAGTCTCTTggagttttgtagccgtttcagcattctcgtttatttaataatattctattTATAGTTTTATTCATGATGCACTCTAATTTttaacttggtatcagagcgggttcAATCCGCTCTTGTATGGTATCAATTTGTTTTgtcactttttgttttttggtttagttttggtCTCGTTTATGCTTTCGATTCCGCTTTGGTCTATATCCTTTGTTCTTGGTCACTCTGTTTTTGTTCGTTTTGTCTTTGGATTTTTGTTTATGCtctttgtttttggatttccgTATTGACAGTCAAATTGCAgtagtcttaaaaaaaaaagtagaaagaaaaaCTGAACCGTCTGCACCCATTGCCGCACCGCAACTGCACTCTCTATCCGCAACACATCTATTCCTTcgtgattatttatttatttattattggtATGAGGAAGATGTTGGAATTTTAGGTTTTTATTTGAGTtattgttttgggtattttctttgttagggTATTTTCGTTATTTTGTttattagaccatctccaaccttgggctaaaagccaaattaccccccaaattaccccccccaaacactctccaacccatgctaaaattttaggttaaatgccaaatgctatttctgggccaaataccccccagctttccccccgggctaaatgcgaaatgtttatcggaatttaaatttttttagattaaaatgttcataaaattaatttacaataatctacatatttattttttttttaaaattgatttaagaaaaaaatttaggctaatttcattctttaataattccgggctaaaattttagggtagaagggttggagcagaaaagatgtttctgggctaaaagctaaattttccggactaaaaaatttggcttttagcccaagggttggagatggtcttagggtTTGCTTGAGGTTTTACTATTTAAACAGTGCTTTGAATTAGGTTGTATCAAGCTGTTTAATAATATGTTTCTTTCCCGTACTGTTCATCTTGGTATCAAGAGCAAGTTTGTTGGACCTATCTCTGAACCATTGTGCTTAGCCTGAACATGTACCTACCTGATTCTAGAAAGTCAGATCAGTGATCCCGTTTGCCCAATATCAGATTACCACCCGCATCACGCTGTTCGGAAGCTCGCACCACCACCATCGGAACATCACTGCACCGCACCGCTGTCTGTTCTCTGACGAAGCCCAGGACGCTGATCACACTACCTTGACGCCCCATTTGTTGTTCCTTGCCGTCTCCGTTATGTTCACTGTTCTTCTTGAAACTGCCCGTCTGAACCAATTGTCGACTTATTGCTGCTACTGCCTGATTAACCTCCTTCACCAGATTTGAAATTGTACCAGTCTGCACAACCAACACATCAGGTATCTCCTTGTTACGACTGTCATTGTGAATATGTCATCTTCAAAAGATGATTCCTTGCAAGCTATTGGTGTGAAATTAAATGGAAATAATTATGTGTATTGGGCGTATGTGATGAAGAACTTTGTAATTGGAAAAAGATTATGGGGCTATGTGTCTGGAAAAGTTTCCATTCCAAATAACCCTAAAGATGAAAAACATGAAGACTTGCTTGCTCCTTGGGAGATGAATAATTCCAAGATTATTACTTGGATTAATAACTCTGTTGATATGGCTATTGGAATACAACTTGCTAAGTTCTCTACATCCAAGGAAGTTTGGGATCACTTAGAAAAGTTGTATACCAAGGCCAATTTTGCTAAGCAATATCAATTAGAAATGGAGGTTTGTGCAATCCAGCAAGGTGATAAGagtattcaaaatttttataacGAAATGACCAGTCTCTGGGACCAACTTGCATTGACTGAACCTAAAGGACTTGGTATTGTGGGGCTTTATCTTCAATATAGAGAAGAACAACGTCTCGTTCAGTTTCTGATGCCTCTTCGAGATTAGTTTGAGACTCTTTGTAGCTCTATCCTACATCGGACTCCACTTCCATCTGTTGATTCTATTCTTTCCCGTACTGTTCATCTGAAGATTCAATTCGCACAGAGAAAGATAGAAGCAAAAATACgagaaaaagaggaaaagaaaaaaaaaattgaaaagttgaGGTTTTAGGCCCACACGGGCATGAAAAGCTTGGTTGTTTGAAGCTACTGTTGCGCCTGGTTTGGAGGCCCACAATGAGTTTGTTGATGATGTTTGActtgtttgttgttgttgaccgTAACGGTCATTCGAGTGCTTGGAGTGCTTGAATTGGTGGCCActtaattgatgttgtgaacgTGGTGAATTGGATTTGTCTTTTATTTGGAAGCTCGCAACTGGCACTGGCATTGGAATCTTACATTAACACTAGCATTGGAATCTTGCATTGGCACTAGCATGGAATCTTGCACTAGCACTGGCATTGTATTGGCACTGGCATTGGAAACTTGCACTTTCACTGATGGAATTTCATATTAGAATTGGCATTGGAAATTAGCATAATGGAGTTTGCAtccgcatctgcttgttggcaaaaTCATGTCGTTTACCGCCATAAGTTTGATgaggggggtgttggaaaatattaatattcatgtttattttaatatttgagTTTTCCTTGTTAGTTTAGGAATTTGGCCTAGCCTATCGGAGTTAGAGCTTTttaggtttagttctctataaa
Encoded proteins:
- the LOC126585986 gene encoding probable glutathione S-transferase, with the translated sequence MADEVVLLDFWPSPFGMRLRIALAEKGVEYEYKDEDVRNKSPLLLQMNPVHKKIPVLIHNGKPICESLIALQYIDEVWNDKAPLLPSDCYLRAQARFWADYVDKKIYEFGRKLWTTKGEEQDAAKKEFLDCMGVLEGELGDKPFFGGETIGFMDVALIPFYSWFLLYEKFGNFSVEALHPKFIAWVKRCMEKESVSKSLPEQEKVYDFVMLMRKKLGME